One window of Saccharopolyspora phatthalungensis genomic DNA carries:
- a CDS encoding glycosyltransferase family 87 protein, whose amino-acid sequence MVDVGRLIERTQLATVQFESGHVVLNLGGLPDRLRGFVVNHSRAIIAASVPLLIASFVLMVLMRRAGLEQGSGIDYQVYRWAVHTWLAGGDIMNTAPTVSIGRVLPWVYPPIALLPLLPFALLPFVAGLVALYVVDLLAIGAALYLITRHMWPVVGERGALAVALALLPWALFLEPVYASFGLGQINIVLMGLVIVDCLVRNPRWPRGLLVGIAAAIKLTPAAFLLFFLFRKDFRAARTAVATAVLGTVASFALNYQAAVEYWFGQGPAHGVSGSAFHTNQSIMAGLARLELPAAAEDGLWLVLSLACAAVVAYAIRRTEPTLAVMANGLLALLVSPTSWSDHWVWCAPAVLVMLGYAVRLRSPGWLVIAGATLVTVLVASFRMLPTGPPWTPLQHLFGNPYLLLGLVLLVLLGRFARNHGPSIAPEEPLATPGIRS is encoded by the coding sequence GTGGTCGACGTCGGTCGCCTGATCGAGAGGACCCAGTTGGCCACGGTGCAATTCGAGTCCGGCCATGTTGTCCTGAACCTCGGCGGCTTGCCGGACCGGCTTCGCGGATTCGTCGTGAACCACTCCCGCGCCATCATCGCGGCCTCGGTACCGCTGCTGATCGCGTCTTTCGTCCTGATGGTGCTGATGCGGCGGGCCGGGTTGGAGCAGGGCTCCGGCATCGATTACCAGGTGTACCGCTGGGCCGTGCACACCTGGCTGGCCGGCGGCGACATCATGAACACCGCCCCGACCGTGAGCATCGGGCGAGTGTTGCCGTGGGTGTACCCGCCGATCGCCCTGCTGCCGCTGCTGCCGTTCGCGCTGCTGCCGTTCGTCGCCGGGCTGGTCGCGCTCTACGTCGTCGACCTGCTCGCCATCGGCGCGGCACTGTACCTGATCACCCGGCACATGTGGCCAGTGGTGGGCGAGCGCGGCGCGCTCGCGGTGGCGCTGGCGCTACTGCCGTGGGCGCTGTTCCTGGAGCCGGTGTACGCCTCGTTCGGGCTCGGCCAGATCAACATCGTGCTGATGGGGCTGGTCATCGTCGACTGCCTGGTGCGCAACCCCCGCTGGCCGCGTGGCCTGCTGGTCGGCATTGCTGCCGCCATCAAGCTCACGCCCGCCGCTTTTCTGCTGTTCTTCCTATTTCGCAAGGACTTTCGGGCGGCGCGGACCGCGGTGGCCACTGCGGTCCTCGGCACGGTGGCGAGCTTCGCGCTGAACTACCAGGCCGCGGTGGAGTACTGGTTTGGCCAGGGGCCGGCGCACGGCGTCAGCGGCTCCGCCTTCCACACCAACCAGTCGATCATGGCCGGACTGGCCCGGTTGGAACTGCCGGCGGCGGCGGAGGACGGGCTGTGGCTGGTGCTTTCGCTGGCCTGCGCCGCAGTGGTGGCCTACGCGATCCGCCGCACGGAGCCGACGCTGGCCGTGATGGCCAACGGCCTGCTGGCGCTGCTGGTGTCGCCGACGTCGTGGTCGGATCACTGGGTGTGGTGCGCCCCGGCCGTGCTGGTGATGCTCGGCTATGCCGTTCGTCTGCGCAGCCCGGGTTGGCTCGTCATCGCCGGGGCGACATTGGTGACCGTGCTCGTCGCATCGTTCCGGATGCTTCCTACCGGTCCGCCTTGGACGCCGCTGCAGCATTTGTTCGGCAACCCTTACCTGCTGCTCGGGTTGGTGTTGCTTGTACTGCTCGGTCGGTTTGCCCGGAATCATGGGCCCTCGATTGCGCCAGAAGAACCACTGGCAACGCCCGGGATTCGGAGTTGA
- a CDS encoding cupin domain-containing protein: protein MTQHDAFHPDLSTSVPEEQRRSLRARLHHVRAADLDNKTAQTEGMRRLAAISGDLVGSERIWMGETHVGPSTASDNHHHSESETAIYVVSGHPEFVFHDGAEEVRFKTEPGDYIFVPPFVPHREENPDPNDPAVVVIARSTQEAIVVNLPELYHLEPGD from the coding sequence TGCGTTTCACCCGGATCTTTCGACCTCGGTGCCCGAGGAGCAGCGCCGCTCGCTGCGCGCCCGGCTGCACCACGTCCGGGCCGCCGACCTCGACAACAAGACCGCGCAGACCGAGGGCATGCGGCGGCTCGCGGCGATCAGCGGTGACCTGGTCGGTTCGGAGCGGATCTGGATGGGCGAGACCCACGTGGGCCCGTCGACGGCATCGGACAACCACCACCACAGCGAGTCGGAGACGGCGATCTACGTGGTCAGCGGCCATCCGGAGTTCGTCTTCCACGACGGCGCCGAGGAGGTGCGCTTCAAGACCGAGCCGGGCGACTACATCTTCGTGCCGCCGTTCGTCCCGCACCGCGAGGAGAACCCGGACCCGAACGATCCGGCGGTGGTGGTGATCGCCCGCAGCACCCAGGAGGCGATCGTCGTCAACCTGCCCGAGCTCTACCACCTGGAGCCGGGTGACTGA
- the gltB gene encoding glutamate synthase large subunit, whose product MPHSHDVRNLAQRGAAAGGLYDPAYEHDACGVAFVADLRGRQSHDLVAKALTALRNLEHRGAKGADPDTGDGVGLLTQIPDAFFRAVVPFDLPERGRYAVGTAFLPADAADAAQAVADIERIVAEEGLRLLGWRELPVEPTCTGTSARETMPSFRQLFLGHGADAAHGETALEFERRAFCVRKRAEHEADVYFPSLSARTIVYKGMLTEAQLGAFYPDLNDERFASAIGLVHSRFSTNTFPSWPLAHPYRFIAHNGEINTLKGNRNWMRTRESMLATDLIPGDLRRLYPIATPDASDSATFDEVLELLHLGGRSLPHAVLMMIPEAWENHAEMDQARRAFYEFHNYLMEPWDGPALVAFTDGTQIGAVLDRNGLRPGRYWVTEDGLVVLASEVGVLEIEADKVVRKGRLQPGRMFLVDTDKGRIIDDDEIKGELAAEYPYQEWLDAGVLHLADLPDREREVTTHDSLVHRQQVFGYSQEELGVLLKPMATAGAEPIGSMGNDVPFAAFSARPRQLFDYFTQLFAQVTNPPLDAIREELVTSLSTHVGPEHNLLDHHPAACRQLVLPFPVLDNDQLAKIVHLNDDGDRPGLKPAVIEMTYHVAGGGEALRTRLDEIREEVSAAVAAGAHVLVLSDRSADAEHAPIPSLLATGAVHHHLVREKKRTQVGLIVEAGDVREVHHVALLIGYGAAAVNPYVAMATVEDLVRGGVIQGVDAAQATANLIKALGKGVRKTMSKMGVSTVASYTGAQIFEAIGLGEEVVQQCFAGTTSRLGGVGFDVLAREVAERHRRAYPSDGVAASHRTLQVGGEYQWRREGEPHLFNPQTVFKLQHSTRSGRYEVFKEYTKAVDDQSRDLMTLRGLFKFREDARKPVPIDEVEPVSAIVKRFATGAISYGSISQEMHEVLAIAMNRLGGKSNTGEGGEDAERFTADANGDSRRSAIKQVASGRFGVTSEYLVNSDDIQIKMAQGAKPGEGGQLPGHKVYPWIAKTRHSTPGVGLISPPPHHDIYSIEDLAQLIHDLKNANPRARIHVKLVSEVGVGTVAAGVSKAHADVVLISGHDGGTGASPLSSIKHAGGPWELGLAETQQTLLANNLRDRIVVQTDGQLKTGRDVMIAALLGAEEFGFATAPLVVSGCIMMRVCHLDTCPVGVATQNPQLREKFTGKAEYVVNFFEFVAQEVREYLAALGFRSLAEAIGHAGLLDTSDAVRHWKTQGLDLAPIMHVPDLPRGVARHQTTEQDHGLEKALDNTLIQLCEGALKEGTPVRLDMPVRNVNRTVGTMLGSELTRRWGGEGLPDDTIDVTFTGSAGQSFGAFLPSGITLRLLGDANDYVGKGLSGGRIVVRPDASAPFAAEHNIIAGNVLLYGATGGEMFVRGVVGERFGVRNSGAVAVVEGVGDHGCEYMTGGRVVVLGGIGRNFAAGMSGGIAYLLDLDAKRVNPEMVDLDPLDDADREFLHDRVRRHYEQTESQVARELLADWDAAVQRFGKVMPKDFKRVLAARSAAERDGRDVNEAIMEAAHG is encoded by the coding sequence ATGCCCCATTCCCACGATGTGAGAAATCTGGCGCAGCGCGGCGCCGCGGCCGGGGGTCTTTACGACCCGGCCTACGAACACGACGCGTGCGGCGTCGCGTTCGTCGCCGACCTGCGTGGTCGGCAGAGCCATGACCTGGTTGCCAAAGCGCTGACGGCGCTGCGCAATCTGGAGCACCGCGGTGCCAAGGGCGCCGATCCGGACACCGGAGACGGCGTCGGCCTGCTGACCCAGATCCCGGACGCCTTCTTCCGGGCCGTCGTACCCTTCGACCTGCCCGAGCGCGGCCGCTACGCGGTGGGCACCGCGTTCCTGCCCGCGGACGCCGCCGATGCGGCGCAGGCCGTGGCGGACATCGAGCGGATCGTGGCCGAGGAGGGCCTGCGACTGCTCGGCTGGCGCGAACTCCCGGTGGAGCCCACCTGCACCGGCACCTCCGCGCGCGAGACCATGCCGAGCTTCCGCCAGCTCTTCCTCGGTCACGGTGCCGATGCCGCGCACGGCGAGACGGCCTTGGAGTTCGAGCGGCGCGCGTTCTGCGTCCGCAAGCGGGCCGAACACGAGGCCGACGTGTATTTTCCGAGCCTGTCGGCGCGCACCATCGTTTACAAGGGGATGCTCACCGAGGCCCAGCTCGGCGCGTTCTACCCCGACCTGAACGACGAGCGGTTCGCCAGCGCGATCGGCCTGGTCCACAGCCGGTTCTCCACCAACACGTTCCCATCCTGGCCGCTGGCGCACCCGTACCGGTTCATCGCGCACAACGGCGAGATCAACACGCTCAAGGGCAACCGCAACTGGATGCGGACCCGGGAGAGCATGCTGGCTACCGACCTGATTCCCGGTGACCTGCGGCGGCTCTACCCGATCGCGACGCCGGACGCCAGCGACTCGGCGACCTTCGACGAGGTGCTGGAACTGCTGCACCTGGGCGGTCGGTCGCTGCCGCACGCGGTGCTGATGATGATCCCGGAGGCGTGGGAGAACCACGCCGAGATGGACCAGGCTCGCCGCGCCTTCTACGAGTTCCACAACTATCTGATGGAACCGTGGGACGGCCCGGCGCTGGTGGCGTTCACCGACGGCACCCAGATCGGCGCGGTGCTCGACCGCAACGGACTGCGTCCGGGTCGCTACTGGGTCACCGAAGACGGGCTCGTGGTGCTGGCCAGCGAGGTCGGCGTGCTGGAGATCGAGGCGGACAAGGTCGTCCGCAAGGGGCGGTTGCAGCCGGGCCGGATGTTCCTGGTCGACACCGACAAGGGCCGCATCATCGACGACGACGAGATCAAGGGCGAACTCGCCGCCGAATACCCGTACCAGGAATGGCTCGACGCTGGTGTGCTGCACCTGGCCGACCTGCCGGACCGCGAACGCGAAGTGACCACGCACGACTCGCTGGTGCACCGACAGCAGGTTTTCGGTTATTCGCAGGAAGAGCTGGGCGTCCTGCTCAAGCCGATGGCCACCGCCGGCGCCGAACCGATCGGCTCGATGGGCAACGACGTGCCCTTCGCCGCCTTCTCCGCGCGGCCGCGGCAGCTGTTCGACTACTTCACCCAGCTGTTCGCGCAGGTCACCAACCCGCCGCTGGACGCGATCCGGGAAGAACTGGTCACCTCGCTGAGCACCCACGTCGGGCCGGAGCACAACCTGCTCGATCACCACCCGGCGGCCTGCCGCCAGCTGGTGCTGCCGTTCCCGGTGCTGGACAACGACCAGCTCGCCAAGATCGTGCACCTCAACGACGACGGCGACCGGCCGGGACTCAAGCCCGCGGTGATCGAGATGACCTACCACGTCGCCGGCGGCGGGGAGGCGCTGCGCACCCGGCTCGACGAGATCCGTGAAGAGGTCTCGGCGGCCGTCGCGGCCGGGGCGCACGTGCTGGTGCTCTCGGACCGCTCGGCCGACGCCGAGCACGCTCCGATCCCGTCGCTGCTGGCCACCGGCGCCGTGCACCACCACCTGGTGCGCGAGAAGAAGCGCACCCAGGTGGGCCTGATCGTCGAAGCCGGTGACGTTCGCGAAGTGCACCATGTCGCTCTCCTTATCGGTTACGGCGCCGCCGCCGTTAACCCGTATGTGGCGATGGCCACCGTCGAGGACTTGGTGCGCGGCGGTGTCATCCAGGGCGTGGACGCCGCGCAGGCCACCGCGAACCTCATCAAGGCGCTGGGCAAGGGCGTTCGCAAGACCATGTCCAAGATGGGCGTGTCGACAGTGGCCTCCTACACCGGGGCGCAGATCTTCGAGGCGATCGGGCTCGGCGAAGAGGTCGTGCAGCAATGCTTCGCCGGCACCACTTCGCGGCTCGGCGGCGTCGGATTCGACGTGCTGGCGCGGGAAGTCGCCGAGCGGCACCGGCGGGCGTACCCGTCCGACGGGGTGGCCGCGTCGCACCGCACGTTGCAGGTCGGCGGCGAATACCAGTGGCGGCGCGAGGGCGAGCCGCACCTGTTCAACCCGCAGACGGTGTTCAAGCTCCAGCACTCCACCCGCAGCGGACGCTACGAGGTGTTCAAGGAGTACACCAAGGCCGTCGACGACCAGTCGCGCGACCTGATGACCCTGCGCGGGTTGTTCAAGTTCCGCGAGGACGCGCGCAAGCCGGTGCCCATCGACGAGGTCGAGCCGGTTTCCGCCATCGTCAAGCGGTTCGCCACCGGTGCCATCTCCTACGGCTCGATCTCGCAGGAGATGCACGAGGTGCTGGCCATCGCGATGAACCGGCTGGGCGGCAAGTCCAACACCGGGGAGGGCGGCGAGGACGCCGAGCGGTTCACCGCCGACGCCAACGGTGATTCGCGGCGTTCGGCGATCAAGCAGGTCGCCAGCGGCCGGTTCGGGGTGACCAGCGAGTACCTGGTCAACTCCGACGACATCCAGATCAAGATGGCCCAGGGCGCCAAGCCCGGCGAGGGCGGCCAGCTGCCCGGCCACAAGGTGTATCCGTGGATCGCCAAGACCCGGCACTCCACGCCCGGTGTGGGGCTGATTTCCCCGCCGCCGCACCACGACATCTACTCGATCGAGGACTTGGCGCAGCTGATCCACGACCTGAAGAACGCCAATCCCCGGGCGCGGATCCACGTCAAGCTGGTGTCCGAGGTTGGCGTCGGCACGGTCGCCGCCGGCGTGTCCAAGGCGCACGCCGATGTCGTGCTGATCTCCGGACACGACGGCGGCACCGGTGCTTCGCCGCTGTCGTCGATCAAGCACGCCGGTGGCCCGTGGGAGCTCGGACTGGCCGAGACGCAGCAGACGCTGCTGGCCAACAACCTGCGCGACCGGATCGTGGTGCAGACCGACGGCCAGCTCAAGACCGGTCGCGACGTGATGATCGCGGCGCTGCTGGGCGCCGAGGAGTTCGGCTTCGCCACCGCGCCGCTGGTGGTCTCCGGCTGCATCATGATGCGCGTCTGCCACCTCGACACCTGCCCGGTGGGGGTGGCCACCCAGAATCCGCAGCTGCGCGAGAAGTTCACCGGCAAGGCCGAATACGTGGTGAACTTCTTCGAGTTCGTCGCGCAGGAGGTGCGGGAATACCTGGCGGCGCTGGGATTCCGGTCGCTGGCCGAGGCGATCGGGCACGCCGGCCTGCTGGACACCTCCGATGCCGTGCGGCACTGGAAGACCCAGGGGCTCGATCTCGCCCCGATCATGCACGTGCCGGACCTGCCGCGGGGCGTAGCGCGGCACCAGACCACCGAGCAGGACCACGGTCTGGAGAAAGCGTTGGACAACACGCTGATCCAGCTGTGCGAGGGTGCGCTGAAGGAAGGCACCCCGGTGCGGCTGGACATGCCGGTGCGCAACGTCAACCGCACGGTCGGCACCATGCTGGGTTCGGAGCTGACCCGGCGGTGGGGCGGCGAGGGCCTGCCGGACGACACCATCGACGTAACGTTCACCGGCTCGGCCGGGCAGTCCTTCGGCGCTTTCCTGCCGAGCGGCATCACCCTGCGGCTGTTGGGCGACGCCAACGACTACGTCGGCAAGGGCCTGTCCGGCGGGCGGATCGTGGTGCGCCCGGACGCGTCGGCGCCGTTCGCGGCCGAGCACAACATCATCGCGGGCAACGTGCTGCTCTACGGCGCGACCGGCGGCGAGATGTTCGTGCGCGGAGTGGTCGGTGAGCGGTTCGGCGTGCGGAACTCGGGTGCGGTGGCCGTCGTCGAAGGCGTCGGCGACCACGGTTGCGAGTACATGACCGGTGGTCGGGTGGTGGTCCTCGGCGGGATTGGGCGTAACTTCGCGGCCGGCATGTCGGGCGGCATCGCTTATCTGCTGGACCTGGACGCCAAGCGGGTCAACCCGGAGATGGTGGACCTGGATCCGCTGGACGACGCCGACCGAGAGTTCCTGCATGACCGTGTGCGGCGGCACTACGAGCAGACCGAGTCGCAGGTGGCGCGGGAACTGCTGGCCGACTGGGACGCCGCCGTCCAGCGCTTCGGCAAGGTCATGCCGAAGGACTTCAAGCGGGTCCTCGCGGCCCGCAGCGCCGCCGAACGTGACGGGCGCGACGTCAACGAGGCGATCATGGAGGCCGCACATGGCTGA
- a CDS encoding lytic transglycosylase domain-containing protein produces MAPDGQFTRGERFTAVTTGLMIAFLPVLTLHGDAPIEPADRSAQAAPELPPGVGTDGELPRDEQLSPEFLEELRTEQDLSARAEPADRVPTGPLGIPGSVLAAYQRAERTLARTDPGCGLRWPVLAGIGRIESHHARSGQVDGNGRTLSPILGPRLAGGPGTAAIPDTDGGRWDGDSVWDRAVGPMQFIPSTWRSHAADGNDDGISDPHNVFDATLAAGQYLCSGGGDLRDRTQLATAVFRYNHSESYVRSVLAWADAYARGVMPTPNDTSVPGDPAVFALGPLPPAAPMPAAGAPPAPPAPPPPPAPAPQPQPQPQPQPQPQPQPQPQPGAVPPPNTPPPPGASPPHPPAGTSAPPSVPPPPADSPPSSQPQPLPSSTPPPTSPEPPPSGAASTSSPTT; encoded by the coding sequence TTGGCCCCGGACGGCCAGTTCACCCGTGGCGAGCGTTTCACCGCCGTCACGACCGGCCTGATGATCGCGTTCTTACCGGTGCTGACGCTGCACGGTGACGCCCCGATCGAACCCGCCGACCGGTCCGCGCAAGCCGCGCCGGAACTCCCGCCCGGCGTGGGCACCGACGGCGAACTGCCGAGGGACGAGCAGCTGAGCCCCGAGTTCCTGGAAGAACTGCGCACCGAGCAGGACCTGTCCGCGCGCGCCGAACCGGCCGACCGGGTGCCGACGGGCCCCCTGGGGATCCCCGGCTCGGTGCTGGCCGCCTACCAGCGCGCCGAACGGACGCTGGCGCGCACCGATCCGGGTTGCGGCCTGCGCTGGCCGGTCTTGGCCGGGATCGGGCGCATCGAGTCGCACCACGCAAGGTCGGGGCAGGTAGACGGGAACGGCCGAACGCTGTCGCCGATCCTGGGCCCGCGGTTGGCAGGCGGCCCCGGCACAGCGGCCATCCCCGACACCGATGGCGGGCGATGGGACGGCGACAGCGTGTGGGACCGGGCGGTCGGGCCGATGCAGTTCATCCCGTCCACCTGGCGCAGTCACGCCGCGGACGGCAACGACGATGGCATCAGCGATCCGCACAACGTCTTCGATGCGACGCTGGCGGCCGGCCAATACCTGTGCAGCGGCGGCGGCGACCTGCGCGACCGGACACAACTCGCGACGGCGGTGTTCCGCTACAACCACTCCGAGTCCTACGTGCGCTCGGTACTCGCCTGGGCCGACGCATATGCCCGCGGCGTCATGCCGACACCGAACGACACTTCGGTCCCAGGGGATCCGGCCGTGTTCGCGCTCGGCCCACTCCCACCGGCCGCACCGATGCCGGCCGCAGGGGCTCCGCCGGCCCCGCCCGCGCCACCGCCCCCACCCGCGCCCGCGCCACAGCCACAGCCACAGCCACAGCCACAGCCACAGCCACAGCCACAGCCACAGCCACAGCCAGGAGCGGTACCACCACCCAACACACCACCGCCACCCGGCGCATCCCCGCCGCATCCTCCTGCGGGCACGTCAGCGCCGCCATCCGTACCGCCACCACCGGCAGATTCGCCCCCGTCGTCGCAACCGCAACCACTGCCGAGCTCGACGCCGCCGCCGACCAGCCCAGAACCGCCGCCGAGCGGCGCCGCATCGACCAGCTCGCCCACCACGTAA
- a CDS encoding glutamate synthase subunit beta, giving the protein MADPKGFMTTPRETPQRRPVDVRIKDWREVYLEFEQPRLRKQAGRCMDCGIPFCHQGCPLGNLIPEWNDLVWRDDWQEAAERLHATNNFPEFTGTLCPAPCEAACVVGINSDPVSIKQVEITIIDRAWDSDLVKPQLPRSGTGKKVAVVGSGPAGLAAAQQLTRVGHSVVVYERADRIGGLLRYGIPEFKMEKRRLDRRLGQMRAEGTEFRVGVNVGVDVTVEQLRANYDAVVLAGGATQARDLPVPGRELGGVHQAMEYLPLANKVQEGDLARSPIHAEGKHVVVIGGGDTGADCVGTAHRQGAASVTQLEIMPMPPESRSEQHPWPTYPMIYRVSSAHEEGGERLYSVNTQEFVGDERGRVRALRLVEVQRTDSGFEPVAGTERELPAQLVLLAMGFVGPERAGLLDDLGVELDARGNVARDEHFMSSVDGVFAAGDMGRGQSLIVWAISEGRSAAAGVDRYLTNREVLPAPIAPTDRPMT; this is encoded by the coding sequence ATGGCTGATCCCAAGGGGTTCATGACGACGCCGCGGGAAACGCCGCAGCGTCGCCCGGTGGACGTGCGCATCAAGGACTGGCGCGAGGTCTACCTGGAGTTCGAGCAGCCCAGGCTGCGGAAGCAGGCCGGCCGCTGCATGGACTGCGGGATCCCGTTCTGCCACCAGGGCTGCCCGCTGGGCAACCTGATCCCGGAGTGGAACGACCTGGTGTGGCGGGACGACTGGCAGGAGGCCGCGGAGCGCCTGCACGCCACGAACAACTTCCCGGAGTTCACCGGGACGTTGTGCCCCGCGCCGTGCGAGGCGGCCTGCGTGGTCGGCATCAACTCCGACCCGGTCAGCATCAAGCAGGTCGAGATCACGATCATTGACCGGGCCTGGGACTCCGACCTGGTCAAGCCGCAGTTGCCGCGCTCAGGCACGGGCAAGAAGGTCGCGGTGGTCGGCTCCGGACCGGCCGGACTGGCCGCGGCGCAGCAGTTGACCCGCGTCGGCCACAGCGTGGTGGTCTACGAGCGGGCCGACCGCATCGGCGGGCTGCTGCGCTACGGCATCCCGGAGTTCAAGATGGAGAAGCGCCGACTGGATCGCCGACTCGGCCAGATGCGGGCCGAAGGCACCGAATTCCGCGTCGGCGTGAACGTCGGGGTTGATGTCACGGTCGAGCAGTTGCGCGCCAACTACGACGCGGTGGTGCTCGCCGGTGGCGCGACGCAGGCCCGCGACCTGCCGGTGCCGGGGCGCGAACTGGGCGGCGTGCACCAGGCGATGGAGTACCTGCCGTTGGCCAACAAGGTGCAGGAGGGCGACCTTGCGCGCTCGCCGATCCACGCCGAGGGCAAGCACGTCGTGGTCATCGGCGGTGGTGACACGGGTGCCGACTGCGTGGGCACGGCTCACCGGCAGGGCGCGGCTTCGGTGACGCAGCTGGAGATCATGCCGATGCCACCGGAATCGCGCTCCGAGCAGCACCCGTGGCCGACCTACCCGATGATCTACCGGGTTTCCTCGGCGCACGAGGAAGGCGGGGAGCGGCTGTACTCGGTCAACACCCAGGAGTTCGTGGGCGACGAGCGGGGCCGGGTGCGGGCGCTGCGGCTGGTCGAGGTGCAGCGCACGGACTCCGGGTTCGAGCCGGTGGCGGGCACCGAGCGGGAGTTGCCGGCGCAGCTGGTGCTGCTCGCGATGGGCTTCGTCGGCCCGGAGCGGGCGGGGCTGCTCGACGACCTGGGCGTGGAGCTGGACGCGCGCGGCAACGTCGCCCGCGACGAGCACTTCATGTCCAGTGTGGACGGTGTCTTCGCGGCGGGCGACATGGGCCGGGGCCAGTCGCTGATCGTCTGGGCGATCTCGGAAGGCCGGTCCGCGGCGGCCGGTGTGGACCGCTATTTGACCAACCGTGAAGTCCTGCCCGCCCCGATCGCACCGACGGACCGTCCCATGACGTGA